The Anaerotignum propionicum DSM 1682 sequence TAAGTGATAAGTTTACAAGGGATAGCTGTAAGAATTTGAGAAGAGCTTGAGAATATCTTTTAACCCTCGTTACCCTCTACTTCGTTTCGGAAATATGAATATTTGGCCTTTACCTGAGGTTGCATTGACTGTTTGCAAAAATAAATTCCCTTATATTTTGGGAATCAACAACATTTACCTTAAAAATCTTTTCTTTTAGTATTGTTTTTCCGTTTCACTGTAAATATAATCAAGAAAGACATTTATAATGCTAATTCAATCAGTGTGCACATCTAAAGGATAGTTTTCCAGCCTTTTGTTGGGACATTTTTTAACAATGGAAAAAGGTTTCTTTTATATTTGCCCACAGTATTTAAATTTAGCGATTCTTTAGATTTTCATTGTAACAGAAATAAGAGTAAATTGAAATACGAAAAAGGGTAAAATACTTAAGCAATTTGCACTGTATGGATACAGAGAGGGTTTTGTTTTTGTGCAAAAGACAGATTTACAGAAAGTTATAAAGAAATTAATTTGAAGATGTTGAAACGGAATATAAAATATGGTATATTCCTTGTATTGAAAACAAATGTTTTCGGTAAAAAAACAGGAGGAGAAAAAGTGAAGGAAGATAAAAATTTTTTTATTGTGGATAAAAGTGTGCTGCCTGAAATATTTTTAAAGGTAATGGAAGTGAAGAATCTTTTAGAAAGCAAGAAGGAAAAAACAGTTCAGGATGCGGTAAGTAAGGTGGGTATTAGCCGCAGTGCTTTTTACAAGTATCGGGATGCAGTGCATCCTCTTTATGAGAACACAAGGGGAAAGACGGTTACTCTTTCTGCAAATTTAGATAATACCCCCGGTCTTTTATCGGCAGTATTAAACGGTATTGCCACTGAGGGGGCAAATATTCTGACCATTAATCAAACAATTCCCATTAATGGAATTGCCAATGTTACGATAACCATTGAAACAAATGTGATGCAAGGAGATTTCAGCCGTCTGATTAACCGTATAGAAGGGCTGCAGGGGGTACAGTCTTTGCGGATTATCGGCAGAGAATAACTTTGAAAGCTTGGTTTTGGTACTTGTATTTTTGCAGGCTGAGAAGAATTTTTTGTGAGATGCTTAAGTCTCAATAGGAAACAACGGGAGAAAACAGTGTGTTTTCAAACAGGCTTTCAGGATTGGTGTTACAACTGTACTTTTGTGTCAACATTCATGATATGACTGGCTCCTCTTGTAGGAGCTTTGTTTTGTCCAAATTACTCTTGTGAATAAGTAATTTCTTGTAAAAAACATATATTTTCATGTTGTAAGAAGTGGAGGATAGTATTATGATACATATTAAGATTCCTGCTACATCGGCAAATATGGGCCCTGGGTTTGACTCGATCGGTGTCGCACTGGAATTGTATAACCACCTTTGGGTGGAGGCGATTCCCCAAGGGCTAAAAATCGAAGTAAAGCGAAAA is a genomic window containing:
- a CDS encoding ACT domain-containing protein; the encoded protein is MKEDKNFFIVDKSVLPEIFLKVMEVKNLLESKKEKTVQDAVSKVGISRSAFYKYRDAVHPLYENTRGKTVTLSANLDNTPGLLSAVLNGIATEGANILTINQTIPINGIANVTITIETNVMQGDFSRLINRIEGLQGVQSLRIIGRE